From the Streptococcus sp. 29887 genome, one window contains:
- the leuB gene encoding 3-isopropylmalate dehydrogenase, with protein MTKKIVALAGDGIGPEIMEAGLAVLEAVAGQVGFDYEIEERAFGGAGIDAAGHPLPDATLQACRQADAILLAAIGSPQYDDAAVRPEQGLLQLRKELGLFANIRPVKIFDSLKDCSPLKADRLDGVDLVMVRELTGGIYFGEHILETDQASDSNTYQTEEIERVVRSAFDLAQKRRKKVTSIDKQNVLATSKLWRKVADEVAKDYPDVTLEHQLVDSAAMLLITNPSRFDVLVTENLFGDILSDEASVLTGTLGVLPSASHAVAGPSLYEPIHGSAPDIAGQGIANPVSMILSVAMMLEESFDLIQAGQGIRQAVEEVFAKGIFTKDLGGSASTKEITAAIIEQLERRSP; from the coding sequence ATGACGAAAAAAATTGTAGCCTTGGCTGGTGATGGAATCGGTCCTGAAATCATGGAGGCTGGCCTAGCAGTCCTCGAGGCTGTTGCTGGGCAAGTAGGATTTGATTATGAGATTGAGGAGAGAGCTTTTGGTGGCGCTGGGATTGATGCGGCTGGCCATCCTCTACCAGATGCTACCTTACAAGCCTGCCGTCAGGCGGATGCGATTTTGTTAGCAGCTATCGGTAGCCCTCAATATGATGATGCAGCTGTTCGACCAGAACAAGGCCTGCTTCAACTTCGGAAGGAATTGGGTCTCTTTGCCAATATCCGTCCGGTGAAAATTTTTGATAGCCTGAAAGACTGTTCTCCTCTGAAAGCCGACCGGCTGGATGGTGTGGATTTGGTCATGGTACGAGAGTTGACAGGTGGGATTTATTTTGGAGAGCATATTCTGGAAACAGACCAAGCCAGCGATAGCAATACCTATCAGACAGAAGAAATCGAACGAGTTGTCCGCTCTGCCTTTGACCTAGCCCAAAAAAGACGAAAAAAAGTCACCAGCATTGATAAGCAAAATGTACTGGCGACGTCAAAATTGTGGCGGAAGGTAGCGGATGAGGTGGCTAAGGACTACCCAGATGTGACCTTGGAGCACCAGTTGGTGGATAGTGCAGCCATGCTTTTGATTACCAATCCTAGTCGATTTGACGTCTTGGTGACGGAAAATCTTTTCGGAGATATTTTGTCGGATGAGGCCAGCGTATTAACAGGAACGCTAGGGGTTCTGCCTTCTGCTAGTCATGCGGTGGCAGGTCCCAGTCTCTACGAACCTATCCATGGTTCGGCACCCGATATTGCAGGTCAGGGCATTGCCAATCCTGTCAGTATGATTCTATCTGTTGCCATGATGCTGGAAGAAAGTTTTGATTTGATCCAAGCAGGTCAGGGCATTCGCCAAGCCGTTGAAGAAGTCTTTGCCAAGGGGATTTTCACTAAAGACCTAGGTGGTAGCGCCTCTACCAAAGAAATAACAGCGGCTATTATTGAACAGCTTGAAAGGAGGTCACCATGA
- a CDS encoding 2-isopropylmalate synthase: protein MRVIEFLDTTLRDGEQTPGVNFSIKEKVTIAKQLEKWGISAIEAGFPAASPDSFEAVRQIAAAMTKTAVTGLARSVKSDIDACYEALKEAKYPQIHVFIATSPIHREFKLQKTKEEILAQITEHVSYARERFEVVEFSPEDATRTELDYLLQVVQTAVDAGATYINIPDTVGFTTPQHYGEIFRYITTNVKSDREIIFSPHCHNDLGMAVANTLSAIKNGAGRVEGTINGIGERAGNAALEEVAVSLEIRKDFYDVTSPIVLKETLNTSELVSRFSGIAIPRNKAVVGGNAFSHESGIHQDGVLKNPLTYEIITPELVGVKKNSLPLGKLSGRHAFVEKLKELDLYFEESDVAGLFARFKNLADKKEKITDADIRALVAGTEISNRDGFQFKDLRLDSQSDGSIQAKVIFINQDGEEVVVVESGKGSVEAVFNAIDQFFHQEISLERYHIDAITDGIDAQARVLVAVENKATETVFNASGIDFDVLKASAIAYIHANVMVQKENSGQIDKKLSEKELPTS from the coding sequence ATGCGTGTGATTGAATTTTTAGATACGACTTTACGGGATGGTGAACAGACGCCTGGTGTGAATTTTTCAATCAAGGAAAAAGTGACCATCGCCAAGCAGTTGGAGAAATGGGGGATTTCCGCTATCGAAGCGGGTTTCCCAGCGGCCAGTCCTGATTCTTTTGAAGCGGTCCGTCAGATTGCGGCGGCGATGACCAAGACAGCGGTGACAGGTTTGGCTCGGTCAGTCAAATCAGACATTGATGCTTGTTATGAGGCTCTGAAAGAGGCTAAGTATCCGCAGATTCATGTTTTCATTGCGACCAGCCCCATTCACCGTGAATTTAAACTCCAAAAGACCAAAGAAGAAATTTTGGCGCAAATCACTGAACATGTCAGCTATGCACGTGAGCGTTTTGAAGTGGTTGAGTTTTCGCCAGAAGATGCGACGCGGACGGAGTTGGATTATTTGCTTCAAGTGGTGCAGACAGCGGTAGATGCCGGTGCGACCTACATCAACATTCCAGATACAGTCGGCTTTACGACCCCGCAGCACTACGGAGAAATTTTCCGTTATATAACGACCAATGTCAAATCGGATCGTGAGATTATTTTCAGTCCCCATTGCCATAATGACCTAGGTATGGCTGTTGCCAATACCCTTTCAGCTATTAAAAATGGTGCCGGTCGGGTCGAAGGGACTATCAATGGTATCGGTGAGCGGGCTGGAAATGCGGCCCTTGAAGAAGTAGCTGTTTCTCTTGAAATTCGGAAAGATTTCTATGATGTGACTAGTCCGATTGTTCTGAAGGAAACCCTAAATACTTCGGAATTGGTCTCTCGCTTCTCTGGAATTGCCATTCCACGCAATAAGGCGGTGGTCGGTGGAAATGCCTTCTCACACGAATCTGGTATCCATCAGGATGGAGTATTGAAAAATCCATTGACCTATGAAATCATTACACCTGAGTTGGTAGGGGTCAAGAAAAATTCTCTGCCACTGGGTAAACTATCTGGTCGCCATGCCTTTGTGGAAAAACTAAAAGAATTAGACTTGTATTTTGAAGAGAGTGATGTTGCGGGCCTCTTTGCTCGCTTTAAAAACCTTGCAGACAAGAAGGAAAAAATTACAGATGCAGATATTCGTGCCTTGGTAGCAGGGACAGAAATTAGCAATCGTGATGGTTTCCAATTTAAAGATTTGCGTTTGGATAGTCAGTCTGACGGTAGTATTCAAGCTAAGGTCATCTTCATCAATCAGGATGGGGAAGAAGTGGTTGTTGTGGAGTCAGGCAAAGGTTCGGTTGAGGCTGTCTTTAATGCCATTGACCAATTCTTCCACCAAGAGATCAGCTTGGAACGTTATCATATTGACGCTATTACGGATGGGATTGATGCCCAGGCGCGTGTGCTTGTCGCCGTAGAAAACAAGGCAACGGAAACCGTCTTTAACGCCTCTGGTATTGACTTTGACGTATTGAAGGCTTCAGCTATTGCTTACATTCATGCCAATGTCATGGTACAGAAAGAAAATAGCGGACAGATTGATAAGAAACTATCTGAGAAAGAGTTGCCAACTAGCTAG
- a CDS encoding nitroreductase family protein, translating to MSNFATLQETRRSIYALGKELPVSNEEVVALVEKAMKESPSAFNSQSSRAVVLFGAESDAFWNEIAYSELEKVTPAEAFEGTKGRLASFAAGAGTILFFEDQDVVKGLQESFPLYAENFPIWSEQAHGINLYAVWLAFAEKNIGMNVQHYNPLVDAQVAEKYGIPANWKLRAQAPFGSIAAPAADKDYMADGDRVKVFGN from the coding sequence ATGTCAAACTTTGCAACACTTCAAGAAACTCGTCGTTCTATCTATGCACTTGGTAAAGAATTGCCAGTATCAAACGAAGAAGTAGTAGCGCTTGTAGAAAAAGCCATGAAAGAATCTCCATCAGCTTTCAATTCACAATCAAGCCGTGCAGTTGTGCTTTTCGGTGCTGAATCAGATGCTTTCTGGAACGAAATTGCTTACAGCGAATTGGAAAAAGTAACGCCAGCAGAAGCTTTTGAAGGCACAAAAGGTCGCTTGGCTAGCTTTGCAGCTGGTGCTGGTACTATCTTGTTCTTCGAAGACCAAGATGTTGTCAAAGGCTTGCAAGAAAGCTTCCCACTTTACGCTGAAAACTTCCCAATCTGGTCTGAACAAGCTCACGGTATCAACTTGTACGCAGTATGGTTGGCTTTCGCTGAGAAAAATATCGGCATGAACGTACAACACTACAACCCATTGGTTGATGCACAAGTTGCTGAAAAATACGGTATCCCAGCTAACTGGAAACTCCGTGCACAAGCACCATTCGGAAGCATCGCAGCTCCAGCAGCAGACAAAGACTATATGGCGGATGGGGACCGTGTAAAGGTTTTTGGTAACTAA
- a CDS encoding aminopeptidase — MVLPNFKENLAKYAKLLVSTGINVQPGHTVQLTIGVEQAELARLIVKEAYAHGAKEVLVNWLDDVIARERLVNVDVELLEQVHPQRITEMNYLLERKASRLVVLSDDPGAYDGVDPEKLSRSARAISQALNPMRQATQANKVSWTLGAASGLEWAKKVFPNAASDEEAVDLLWDQIFKTCRIYEEDPIKAWEEHEARLVAKAKVLNDEQFVKLHYTAPGTDLVLGMPKNHLWEAAGSVNAQGEHFIANMPTEEVFTAPDYRVADGYVTSTKPLSYNGNIIEGIKVTFKDGEIVDVTAEKGDEVMKKLVFDNAGARGLGEVALVPDKSPISQSGVTFFNTLFDENASNHLAIGQAYAFSIEGGTEMSQEELKEAGLNRSDVHVDFMIGSNKMNIDGIREDGTRVPIFRDGEWAI, encoded by the coding sequence ATGGTATTACCAAATTTTAAAGAAAATCTCGCTAAATATGCCAAACTCTTGGTTTCAACAGGTATCAATGTGCAACCTGGTCACACTGTTCAATTGACAATTGGTGTGGAACAGGCTGAGTTGGCTCGTTTGATTGTCAAAGAAGCATACGCTCACGGTGCTAAGGAAGTCTTGGTCAATTGGTTGGACGATGTGATTGCGCGTGAGCGTCTGGTCAATGTAGATGTGGAACTCTTGGAACAAGTTCATCCACAACGCATTACCGAAATGAACTACCTTTTGGAGCGCAAGGCAAGCCGTTTGGTGGTCTTGTCTGATGATCCTGGTGCATACGATGGCGTTGATCCTGAGAAATTGTCTCGCAGTGCACGCGCAATCAGCCAGGCCTTGAACCCAATGCGTCAAGCAACGCAAGCGAACAAGGTTAGTTGGACACTTGGTGCAGCCTCTGGTTTGGAATGGGCTAAAAAAGTCTTCCCAAATGCAGCATCTGACGAAGAAGCAGTGGACCTCCTTTGGGACCAAATCTTCAAGACTTGCCGTATCTACGAAGAAGATCCAATCAAGGCGTGGGAAGAGCACGAGGCACGCTTGGTGGCTAAGGCTAAGGTCCTTAACGACGAGCAGTTTGTCAAATTGCACTATACAGCACCAGGAACTGACCTTGTTCTCGGTATGCCGAAAAACCACTTGTGGGAAGCGGCTGGTTCGGTCAATGCCCAAGGTGAACACTTTATTGCCAATATGCCAACAGAAGAGGTCTTCACAGCACCAGACTACCGTGTGGCAGACGGCTATGTAACATCCACAAAACCACTCAGCTACAACGGTAACATCATCGAAGGTATCAAGGTAACCTTTAAAGATGGTGAAATTGTGGATGTAACTGCTGAAAAAGGCGATGAAGTTATGAAGAAATTGGTCTTTGACAATGCTGGAGCGCGTGGTCTTGGTGAAGTTGCCCTTGTTCCAGACAAGAGCCCGATTTCTCAATCAGGTGTGACCTTCTTCAATACACTCTTTGATGAAAATGCATCAAACCACTTGGCGATTGGGCAAGCCTATGCCTTTTCTATCGAAGGTGGTACAGAAATGAGCCAAGAAGAGCTCAAAGAAGCAGGCCTTAACCGTTCTGATGTCCATGTGGACTTCATGATTGGCTCTAACAAGATGAACATTGACGGTATCCGTGAAGACGGTACTCGTGTGCCAATCTTCCGTGACGGTGAGTGGGCAATCTAA
- a CDS encoding GlsB/YeaQ/YmgE family stress response membrane protein: MLTSIIAGAIIGLIAGALTSSDDRRGCLGNIILGLAGSWIGQLLFGDWGPQFAGMALVPSVFGVVLLVAIFSSSRRN; the protein is encoded by the coding sequence ATGTTAACGAGTATAATCGCAGGTGCCATTATTGGCTTGATTGCGGGGGCTTTGACCTCATCAGATGACCGTCGTGGCTGTCTAGGAAATATTATCCTTGGACTTGCTGGTTCGTGGATTGGACAGTTGCTCTTTGGTGACTGGGGTCCGCAGTTTGCTGGTATGGCCTTGGTACCGTCAGTCTTTGGAGTAGTATTGCTGGTGGCGATTTTTAGCAGTTCTAGACGAAATTAA
- a CDS encoding IS110 family transposase, whose protein sequence is MRAVFGIDVSKVSSEVAILVNGEKVHGYTISNDAIGFSRLLGDLKTVHKPEIIFEATGVYSRRLQAFLDEHSYAYTRLNPLEAKKQLDSLRVRKTDQIDAEKLAQSQFVLNRKPTYVQEEVYQDLRDLSRFYQNLTEDIVRAKNRLHKVLQVTFPELETILSTPTGEQYWNLVTAFPCKDLVLELSKDELSKSIRLSTSKRISDKRVAYLAEKLIALANQSYCAIKKTSPMLEEVRYYGKELLRLSEQRQAALDKMVELAQPLPEYDILLSIPGIAETTATSIIGELGDIRRFQSANQINAFIGIDLRHYESGNFIAKEHITKRGNPYARKILFKCIHNIASASHTNPCHIADFYEKRKRQSQTTSTKPHTIASIHRLIRTMYYLITHNKLYDYTLTQNQ, encoded by the coding sequence ATGCGTGCAGTTTTCGGGATTGACGTGAGTAAGGTAAGTTCAGAAGTGGCTATTCTAGTCAACGGTGAGAAGGTTCATGGCTATACCATTTCCAATGATGCCATTGGATTTTCTCGGCTACTTGGCGATTTGAAAACCGTCCACAAGCCAGAAATCATCTTTGAAGCAACAGGCGTCTATTCTCGTCGTCTTCAAGCTTTTCTGGATGAACATAGCTACGCTTATACGCGGCTCAATCCCTTAGAAGCTAAGAAGCAACTGGATAGCTTGCGTGTACGGAAAACAGATCAAATTGACGCTGAAAAACTGGCTCAGTCTCAGTTTGTACTGAATCGTAAACCCACTTATGTCCAAGAAGAAGTCTATCAAGATCTGCGAGATCTCAGTCGATTCTATCAGAACTTAACCGAGGACATCGTTCGAGCTAAAAATCGTCTGCACAAGGTCTTACAAGTCACTTTTCCAGAGTTGGAAACTATCTTATCAACACCAACTGGGGAACAATACTGGAACTTAGTTACTGCGTTTCCTTGCAAGGACTTGGTGCTTGAGTTAAGCAAGGATGAACTCTCAAAGAGCATCCGTCTGTCCACTTCAAAACGGATTTCTGACAAGCGTGTAGCTTACTTAGCTGAGAAGCTGATAGCACTAGCTAACCAATCTTATTGTGCCATCAAGAAAACCTCTCCAATGCTGGAAGAGGTGCGTTACTATGGAAAAGAATTGCTTCGGCTTTCTGAACAGAGACAAGCGGCCTTAGACAAAATGGTGGAACTAGCTCAGCCATTACCAGAGTATGATATTCTACTTTCTATTCCTGGTATCGCTGAGACTACTGCAACAAGTATTATTGGCGAACTGGGAGATATTCGCCGTTTTCAGTCTGCCAATCAAATCAATGCCTTTATCGGTATTGACCTCAGACACTATGAATCTGGAAACTTCATCGCTAAGGAACACATTACCAAGCGTGGCAATCCCTACGCTAGAAAGATTCTGTTCAAGTGCATTCACAATATCGCTTCAGCTAGTCACACCAATCCTTGCCATATCGCAGACTTTTATGAGAAACGAAAAAGACAATCGCAAACGACTTCAACCAAGCCACACACGATTGCCTCCATACATCGTCTCATTCGGACAATGTATTACCTCATAACGCATAACAAACTTTACGATTACACTTTAACCCAAAATCAGTAA
- a CDS encoding GlsB/YeaQ/YmgE family stress response membrane protein: MLSSIIAGAIIGLIAGALTSSDDRRGCLGNIILGLAGSWIGQLLFGDWGPQFAGMALVPSVFGAVLLVAIFSSSRRN, encoded by the coding sequence ATGTTATCAAGTATAATCGCTGGAGCCATTATTGGCTTGATTGCTGGGGCTTTGACTTCATCAGATGACCGTCGTGGCTGTCTAGGAAATATTATCCTTGGACTTGCAGGTTCATGGATTGGACAGTTGCTCTTTGGTGATTGGGGTCCGCAGTTTGCTGGTATGGCCTTGGTACCGTCAGTCTTTGGAGCAGTATTGCTGGTGGCGATTTTTAGCAGTTCTAGACGGAACTAA
- a CDS encoding putative holin-like toxin: MTAFEVVAFGSFTIALVSLCYKIFKENDKNILRLVVRKSPTGESTHYFFHSQDDKVEVSC; the protein is encoded by the coding sequence TTGACAGCTTTTGAAGTTGTAGCTTTTGGTAGCTTTACCATTGCGCTAGTTAGCTTGTGCTATAAAATCTTCAAAGAAAATGACAAAAACATACTAAGATTAGTAGTGAGGAAATCTCCGACGGGAGAGAGTACTCACTACTTTTTTCATTCTCAAGATGATAAAGTAGAGGTGTCTTGTTAA
- a CDS encoding PolC-type DNA polymerase III: protein MSDKFQLLLQQIGMPLDAQQSGAFSTATIEKVVLHKVSKLWEFTFRFEKPLPLMDYQLFKARLATEFEKVGNRIQFSIVSDAESFEAGLVEAYYPEAFTEDLCQSAGFKALFQSLEVVYRENTLWIKGPETIDTVHFRKNHLPNLVEQYKRFGFGNLAVDIEVCQEMTQQQAAAFHAQNEEIYQQANEENLAALEQLAQMAPPPEAAQPFVPEYKKNRPAKVNIEKAEITPMIEVDSEENRIVFEGLVFEVEQKTTKTGRVIINFKMTDYTSSFTLQKWAKNEEEAQKFDMVKKGNWLRVRGNVETNNFTRDLTMNVQEVQEVKKEIRKDLMPEGEKRVEFHAHTNMSTMDALPAVEDLVARAAAWGHKAVAITDHGNVQSFPHGYHAARKAGIKPLFGMEANIVEDSVPIVYNEADMVLSDATYVVFDVETTGLSAVNNALIQIAASKMHKGNIIAEFDEFIDPGHPLSKFTTELTGITDEHVRGSKPLEQVLREFQDFCQDSIMVAHNATFDVGFMNVNYERAGLPIISQPVIDTLEFARNLYPDYKRHGLAALTKRFGVALEHHHMANYDAEATGRLLFIFLKEALEKHNLINLNQLNTELVAEDSYKKARVKHATLYVVNQVGLKNIFKLVSLSNTKYFEGVPRIPRTVLDAHREGLILGTACQEGEVFDDLLSKGVDDAVKTAGYYDFIEVMPPALYAPMIAKEQFKDMAEIEETIKQLIEVGRRAGLPVLATGNVHYIDPEEEIYREIIVRALGQGAPINWTIGNGENAQPAPLPKAHFRTTSEMLDEFAFLGESLAREIVITNPNAMLDRFEDVQVVKSDLYTPYIEKAEETVAELTYQKAFEIYGNPLPDIIDLRIEKELTSILGNGFAVIYLASQMLVQRSNERGYLVGSRGSVGSSFVATMIGITEVNPMPPHYVCPNCQHSEFITDGSYGSGFDLPDKDCEKCGTKYKKDGQDIPFETFLGFDGDKVPDIDLNFSGDDQPSAHLDVRDIFGEENAFRAGTVGTVAAKTAYGFVRGYERDYGKFYRDVEVERLAAGAAGVKRTTGQHPGGIIVFPDYMDVYDFTPVQYPADDVTANWQTTHFNFHDIDENVLKLDVLGHDDPTMVRKLQDLSGIDPQTIPADDKGVMALFSGTEILGVTPEQIGTPTGMLGIPEFGTNFVRGMVEETKPTTFAELLQLSGLSHGTDVWLGNAQDLIKAGIADLSTVIGCRDDIMVYLMHAGLPPKMAFNIMERVRKGMWLKISEEERNGYIQAMKDNKVPDWYIESCGKIKYMFPKAHAAAYVMMALRVAYFKVHYPIYYYCAYFSIRAKAFDLATMSGGLDKVKAKMEEIALKKKNNEASNVEQDLYTTLELVNEMLERGFKFGKLDLYKSHATDFLIEEDTLIPPFVAMDGLGENVAKQVVAARAEGEFLSKTELRKRGGLSSTLVEKMDEMGILGKMPEDNQLSLFDDLF, encoded by the coding sequence ATGTCAGATAAGTTTCAGCTCTTGCTTCAACAAATCGGGATGCCTCTTGATGCTCAGCAATCAGGGGCTTTTTCGACTGCAACGATTGAGAAAGTGGTCTTGCACAAGGTCAGCAAACTCTGGGAATTTACCTTCCGCTTTGAAAAGCCCTTGCCGCTGATGGACTATCAACTCTTCAAGGCTCGTTTGGCGACAGAGTTTGAAAAGGTGGGGAACAGGATTCAATTTTCTATCGTCAGTGATGCGGAAAGTTTTGAAGCGGGCTTAGTAGAGGCCTATTATCCAGAAGCTTTTACGGAAGATTTGTGCCAGAGTGCAGGTTTTAAGGCGCTTTTTCAATCTTTGGAGGTTGTTTATCGGGAGAATACTCTGTGGATAAAGGGGCCTGAAACTATTGATACCGTTCATTTTCGGAAGAATCATCTGCCAAATCTTGTGGAGCAATACAAGCGATTTGGTTTTGGGAATCTTGCGGTGGACATTGAAGTTTGCCAGGAGATGACGCAGCAGCAGGCTGCGGCTTTCCATGCGCAGAATGAGGAAATTTACCAGCAGGCCAATGAGGAAAATCTGGCGGCCCTGGAACAACTGGCGCAAATGGCGCCACCACCAGAGGCAGCTCAGCCATTTGTCCCAGAATATAAGAAAAATCGTCCGGCCAAGGTCAATATCGAAAAGGCTGAGATTACGCCTATGATTGAGGTGGATAGCGAGGAGAATCGGATTGTCTTTGAGGGTCTGGTCTTTGAGGTCGAGCAGAAGACGACCAAGACGGGGCGTGTCATTATCAACTTTAAGATGACCGACTACACTTCGTCCTTTACCTTGCAGAAGTGGGCTAAGAATGAGGAAGAGGCCCAGAAGTTTGATATGGTCAAAAAGGGCAACTGGCTGCGGGTGCGTGGAAATGTGGAAACCAATAATTTCACCCGTGATTTGACTATGAATGTCCAGGAGGTCCAGGAGGTTAAGAAGGAAATTCGTAAGGACCTTATGCCTGAAGGGGAGAAACGGGTCGAGTTTCATGCCCATACCAACATGTCCACTATGGATGCCCTGCCAGCCGTTGAAGACTTGGTGGCGCGTGCTGCGGCTTGGGGACACAAGGCGGTGGCCATTACTGACCATGGAAATGTTCAGTCCTTCCCCCATGGCTATCATGCTGCTCGTAAGGCTGGTATTAAGCCCCTCTTTGGGATGGAAGCCAATATTGTTGAGGACTCAGTTCCCATTGTCTACAATGAAGCGGATATGGTCTTATCCGATGCGACCTATGTGGTCTTTGACGTGGAAACGACAGGTCTTTCCGCGGTTAACAATGCCCTGATTCAGATTGCAGCATCCAAGATGCACAAGGGCAATATCATTGCAGAATTTGATGAATTTATTGACCCAGGTCACCCGCTCAGTAAATTTACGACTGAACTGACAGGGATTACAGATGAGCATGTGCGTGGTTCCAAGCCTTTGGAGCAAGTTCTGCGGGAGTTTCAGGACTTCTGTCAGGATTCCATCATGGTTGCCCATAATGCGACCTTTGACGTTGGTTTCATGAATGTCAACTATGAACGAGCTGGTTTGCCAATCATCAGCCAACCGGTCATCGATACGCTAGAATTTGCCCGAAACCTTTATCCAGACTACAAGCGGCACGGTTTGGCAGCCTTGACCAAGCGATTTGGTGTTGCTCTTGAGCATCACCACATGGCCAATTATGATGCGGAGGCCACTGGTCGCCTACTCTTTATCTTCTTAAAAGAAGCCTTGGAGAAACACAATCTGATCAATCTCAACCAGCTCAATACAGAATTGGTGGCGGAGGATTCTTATAAGAAGGCCCGCGTCAAACACGCTACGCTCTATGTGGTCAATCAGGTTGGTTTAAAAAATATCTTCAAACTGGTTTCCCTGTCCAACACCAAGTATTTTGAGGGAGTTCCTCGTATTCCCAGAACGGTTCTGGATGCCCACCGAGAAGGCTTGATACTAGGGACGGCCTGCCAGGAGGGCGAGGTTTTTGATGACCTGCTTTCTAAGGGCGTGGATGATGCGGTTAAGACAGCGGGCTATTATGATTTTATCGAGGTCATGCCACCAGCTCTCTACGCTCCTATGATTGCCAAGGAGCAATTCAAGGACATGGCAGAGATTGAAGAAACCATCAAGCAGTTGATTGAAGTGGGACGTAGGGCAGGTTTGCCTGTTCTGGCGACTGGAAATGTCCATTATATTGACCCAGAAGAAGAGATTTACCGAGAAATCATTGTCCGTGCTTTAGGTCAAGGGGCACCGATTAACTGGACCATTGGAAATGGTGAGAATGCTCAACCAGCTCCGCTACCAAAGGCTCACTTTAGAACGACCAGTGAGATGTTGGATGAGTTTGCCTTCTTGGGTGAAAGTCTAGCCCGTGAGATTGTCATTACCAATCCCAATGCCATGCTGGACCGGTTTGAAGATGTTCAGGTGGTCAAGTCGGACCTCTATACGCCTTATATCGAAAAGGCCGAGGAAACGGTTGCGGAATTGACCTATCAAAAAGCCTTTGAAATTTATGGTAACCCCTTGCCAGATATCATCGATCTGCGGATTGAGAAGGAATTGACGTCCATTCTGGGTAATGGATTCGCCGTGATTTACCTAGCATCGCAGATGTTGGTACAACGGTCAAATGAACGGGGCTACCTGGTTGGTTCACGGGGGTCTGTTGGCTCCAGTTTCGTTGCGACCATGATTGGGATTACCGAAGTAAACCCCATGCCTCCTCATTATGTCTGTCCAAATTGTCAACACAGTGAATTTATTACAGACGGTTCCTATGGTTCAGGTTTTGACCTGCCAGACAAGGACTGTGAAAAGTGTGGGACCAAGTATAAAAAAGATGGCCAGGACATTCCTTTCGAGACCTTCCTTGGTTTCGATGGTGACAAGGTTCCCGATATTGACTTGAACTTCTCAGGGGATGACCAACCCTCTGCCCATTTGGATGTTCGGGATATTTTCGGCGAAGAAAATGCCTTCCGTGCAGGAACGGTAGGTACGGTAGCGGCTAAGACTGCCTATGGTTTTGTCCGAGGCTATGAGCGGGATTATGGCAAATTCTATCGAGATGTGGAAGTGGAACGCTTGGCGGCTGGAGCGGCCGGTGTCAAACGGACGACTGGTCAGCACCCAGGGGGAATTATTGTATTTCCTGACTACATGGATGTTTATGATTTTACGCCTGTTCAGTATCCTGCCGATGATGTGACGGCCAACTGGCAGACCACCCACTTTAACTTCCACGATATTGATGAAAACGTCTTAAAACTTGATGTTCTGGGACACGATGATCCGACCATGGTTCGCAAGTTGCAGGACTTGTCTGGCATTGATCCACAAACCATCCCTGCTGATGACAAGGGAGTGATGGCCCTCTTTTCTGGTACGGAAATTCTGGGAGTTACTCCAGAGCAGATTGGGACACCGACAGGTATGCTAGGCATTCCTGAATTTGGGACCAACTTTGTACGGGGGATGGTGGAGGAAACCAAACCGACCACCTTTGCGGAACTCTTGCAGTTGTCTGGTCTATCCCACGGTACAGACGTATGGTTGGGCAATGCCCAGGACTTGATTAAGGCAGGAATTGCTGACCTATCCACCGTTATCGGTTGTCGGGATGACATCATGGTGTATCTCATGCACGCAGGTTTACCGCCTAAGATGGCCTTTAACATCATGGAACGGGTGCGGAAAGGGATGTGGCTCAAGATTTCCGAGGAAGAGCGAAATGGCTATATCCAAGCTATGAAGGATAACAAGGTGCCAGACTGGTACATCGAATCCTGTGGAAAAATCAAGTACATGTTCCCTAAAGCCCACGCGGCTGCCTACGTTATGATGGCCTTGCGGGTTGCCTATTTCAAGGTTCACTATCCAATTTACTACTATTGTGCTTATTTCTCTATTCGTGCCAAGGCCTTTGATTTGGCGACCATGTCAGGCGGTCTAGATAAAGTCAAGGCCAAGATGGAAGAAATTGCTCTCAAGAAGAAGAACAATGAAGCCTCGAATGTTGAGCAGGACCTTTATACCACACTTGAGTTGGTCAATGAGATGCTGGAACGTGGCTTCAAGTTCGGTAAGCTGGACCTTTACAAGTCCCATGCGACCGACTTCTTGATTGAAGAAGATACCCTCATCCCGCCATTTGTTGCTATGGATGGTCTGGGAGAGAACGTTGCCAAGCAGGTTGTGGCGGCGCGTGCCGAGGGAGAATTCCTCTCCAAGACAGAACTCCGTAAACGGGGAGGTCTATCTAGCACTCTTGTTGAAAAAATGGATGAAATGGGCATTCTAGGCAAAATGCCAGAGGATAACCAGCTCAGTCTCTTTGATGATTTGTTTTAA